A region from the Muribaculum gordoncarteri genome encodes:
- a CDS encoding PstS family phosphate ABC transporter substrate-binding protein, whose protein sequence is MKLKIAIALLSASLLGLGSCRKAPTNTSTSGLATIVCDDSFENIMNQEIDVFEYTTKGNANIIPYYVSEKACIDSLLDFRTKTIVIARDLTEKEKAYLKSEKKLVRSNRIAVDAIALIVNPGNPVEILSEKEIGEILSGEITRWDQIEPSKLGEIQVVFDNEGSSTVQYMRDSLMNGRKFSPNVYAQNSNQEVFAQVQQRKSALGIIGVSWISADMRTRDLPREERIKSLERQDTTVAEFDTSIKVLKVRRDDSIEAYKPYQGYIYDGRYPLYRSIYMITTSANGSLSHGFYSFVTGTIGQKIIQRTGILPARVQPRMVNLN, encoded by the coding sequence GTGAAACTGAAAATAGCCATAGCATTATTAAGCGCGTCACTGCTCGGACTTGGCTCCTGCCGTAAGGCCCCGACCAACACCAGTACTTCGGGACTGGCGACAATAGTGTGTGACGACAGCTTTGAAAACATAATGAATCAGGAGATTGATGTGTTTGAGTACACCACCAAAGGCAATGCCAACATCATCCCCTATTACGTTTCCGAAAAAGCGTGCATAGACTCTCTTCTTGATTTCCGCACCAAGACCATTGTGATAGCACGTGACCTTACCGAGAAGGAGAAGGCCTACCTCAAGAGCGAGAAGAAGCTCGTGCGCTCCAATCGCATAGCGGTAGATGCCATCGCCCTTATAGTAAACCCCGGAAATCCCGTTGAGATACTTTCGGAAAAGGAGATCGGCGAAATTCTGTCGGGCGAAATCACGCGATGGGATCAAATCGAGCCCAGCAAGCTTGGTGAGATTCAGGTAGTGTTTGACAACGAAGGCTCGAGCACCGTGCAGTATATGCGTGATTCGCTGATGAACGGTCGCAAATTCTCGCCCAATGTCTACGCACAGAATTCCAATCAGGAGGTGTTTGCTCAGGTTCAGCAGCGCAAGAGTGCGCTCGGTATAATAGGAGTAAGCTGGATCAGCGCCGACATGCGCACACGTGACCTCCCTCGCGAGGAGCGCATAAAGTCGCTTGAGCGTCAGGACACCACGGTGGCCGAGTTTGACACTTCAATCAAGGTTCTTAAAGTGCGCCGCGACGACAGCATCGAAGCCTATAAGCCCTATCAGGGTTACATCTACGACGGACGCTATCCGCTATATCGCTCGATCTACATGATTACGACATCGGCCAATGGCAGTCTTTCCCACGGTTTTTATTCATTCGTAACCGGCACAATAGGCCAGAAGATAATTCAGCGCACAGGTATATTGCCGGCTCGGGTACAACCGCGTATGGTGAATTTGAATTAG
- a CDS encoding patatin-like phospholipase family protein, whose translation MALKVKIIEKAREYVVAFGASIILLTCSGVADAQQSVGLVLSGGGAKGIAHIGVIQALEDNDIPIDYIAGTSMGAIVGGFYASGYTPAEMMQLIESKGFHYWSTGEIDPSLVYYYAKDDPTPRLATVNVNLGDSAATKSILPSSIINPLPMNFEFMNLFAAYSAQCGDDFDKLFVPFRCVTSDVYNKHKIVCRSGSLGDAIRASMSFPIVFEPIEMDGVLVYDGGIYDNFPVDVMREDFAPDIMIGVDVSSPDSKPNINDLFSQVEDMIIQNNDYSLPADEGIKLRIHLEEFSLLDFEACRTIYKIGYDHAMSMMDSIKSRVTARVPSEARKLRRAVFKSKTPYVEFDSVTVHGATPSQNAFIKYMFTNGRTDTFGLAQAKDAYYRAISPGKLRNLVPHAELNDSTGTFTLDLRADIKNNFNVGVGGYISSSTNSMLFLSAGYNTLSFNSLNSDINGWVGQNYLAGALNLRLSMKSAIPSYLKLQAVISRHKMYDNDRIFYDSGSTLVTSSEAFARLRYGMAAGRSGKVELDLGVGRLSSRFYKDLIVSADNRDRLTNVLGQIRLHYAYNTLNDVLYPTSGMLIRATLDGVYGNEYYYPLNDNSLEVRDTNGWGEFTFRYERYWGVSRNFTMGFEGNVVASSQKLHDNYAATMVMLPAFHPTASTYSVFNTALSAPQYVTLGLQPIWTISQMFQVRGEFHGFMPWRRVKGGKAGVPPHYGDWFSDPAFFGEVAAIYSLPFAHLTAYANYCNNPGTKWNFGLSFGLFFLAPTFMH comes from the coding sequence CTTGAGGATAACGACATTCCCATTGATTACATTGCCGGAACATCGATGGGGGCGATTGTCGGCGGATTTTATGCGTCGGGATATACGCCCGCCGAGATGATGCAACTTATTGAATCAAAGGGCTTCCACTACTGGTCGACCGGCGAGATCGATCCGTCGCTCGTCTACTATTATGCCAAGGATGATCCCACGCCTCGGCTCGCTACTGTGAATGTGAATCTCGGCGACAGTGCCGCTACAAAGTCGATTCTTCCGTCGAGCATAATCAATCCGCTGCCTATGAACTTTGAGTTCATGAATCTCTTTGCTGCCTATTCGGCCCAGTGCGGCGATGATTTCGACAAGTTGTTTGTTCCGTTTAGGTGCGTGACATCCGATGTCTACAACAAGCACAAGATTGTGTGTCGCTCGGGCTCGCTCGGCGATGCCATACGTGCGTCAATGTCGTTTCCCATAGTGTTTGAGCCTATCGAAATGGACGGTGTGCTGGTCTATGACGGCGGCATCTACGACAACTTTCCTGTCGATGTAATGCGCGAGGATTTCGCTCCCGACATCATGATAGGTGTCGATGTGAGTTCGCCCGATTCCAAGCCTAATATCAACGACCTCTTCAGCCAGGTCGAGGACATGATAATACAGAATAATGACTATTCGCTTCCTGCCGACGAGGGCATAAAGCTTCGCATCCACCTTGAAGAGTTCTCGCTTCTTGACTTTGAGGCTTGTCGCACTATATATAAAATAGGTTATGACCATGCCATGTCGATGATGGATTCGATAAAGAGCCGCGTCACGGCGCGAGTTCCATCGGAAGCACGCAAGCTGCGCAGGGCCGTGTTCAAGTCCAAGACCCCCTACGTGGAGTTTGATTCGGTAACGGTTCACGGTGCCACTCCGTCGCAGAATGCTTTCATAAAATATATGTTCACCAACGGTCGCACCGATACATTCGGGCTCGCTCAGGCCAAGGATGCCTATTACAGGGCCATCTCGCCGGGCAAGTTGCGAAATCTGGTGCCGCATGCCGAGTTGAATGACTCCACGGGTACATTCACGCTCGACCTGCGTGCCGACATAAAAAACAACTTCAATGTGGGAGTTGGCGGCTATATCAGTTCGTCGACCAATTCGATGCTGTTCCTATCGGCCGGTTACAATACGCTTAGCTTCAATTCGCTTAACTCCGATATAAACGGATGGGTGGGGCAGAACTATCTTGCCGGCGCGTTAAACCTCAGGCTTTCGATGAAATCGGCCATCCCATCCTACTTGAAGCTTCAGGCCGTCATCTCACGACATAAGATGTATGACAACGACCGCATATTCTATGACAGCGGAAGCACGTTGGTTACATCGTCGGAGGCTTTTGCCCGATTGCGTTACGGCATGGCGGCCGGACGCAGCGGAAAGGTTGAGCTCGACCTCGGGGTGGGGCGCCTTAGCTCACGATTCTACAAGGACTTGATTGTAAGCGCCGACAACCGTGACAGGCTCACTAATGTGCTCGGACAAATTAGGCTGCACTATGCCTACAATACGCTCAACGATGTGCTCTATCCAACATCGGGAATGTTGATAAGGGCCACGCTCGACGGCGTTTACGGCAATGAATACTACTATCCGCTGAACGACAATTCGCTTGAGGTGCGCGACACAAATGGGTGGGGTGAGTTTACATTCCGTTATGAACGCTATTGGGGCGTAAGCCGTAATTTCACTATGGGTTTTGAGGGCAACGTGGTGGCTTCATCGCAAAAGCTCCATGACAACTATGCGGCTACGATGGTCATGCTTCCCGCATTTCATCCCACGGCATCGACCTATAGCGTGTTCAACACGGCATTATCGGCTCCGCAGTATGTCACGCTGGGCTTGCAACCGATATGGACCATCAGCCAGATGTTTCAGGTGCGTGGCGAGTTCCACGGCTTCATGCCCTGGCGCAGGGTGAAGGGCGGAAAGGCAGGTGTACCGCCGCATTACGGCGATTGGTTCAGCGATCCGGCATTCTTTGGCGAGGTGGCGGCCATCTATTCACTGCCGTTTGCCCATCTCACGGCTTATGCCAACTATTGTAATAATCCCGGTACAAAGTGGAACTTCGGACTGTCGTTCGGACTCTTCTTCCTCGCCCCCACGTTCATGCATTGA
- a CDS encoding DUF4252 domain-containing protein encodes MKLSNYILNTMFAAMLLIPASLTAQNKTFENLAKKENVEYVYIPQSMLKSMDGMQFNGSINLSQAVNKLKSVEVLACLDPVTIEMIIPALKEDADKMETLSKVIDEGDSVEIYAVRNGERFSELYIINVTRSDADKHELSAIYITGDFSADDLKNL; translated from the coding sequence ATGAAGTTAAGTAACTACATATTGAACACAATGTTTGCGGCAATGCTGCTGATTCCTGCGTCACTGACGGCCCAAAACAAGACATTTGAAAATCTCGCCAAGAAAGAGAATGTAGAGTATGTCTACATTCCGCAATCGATGCTCAAGTCTATGGACGGAATGCAGTTTAACGGCTCAATCAACCTGTCGCAGGCCGTAAACAAGCTCAAAAGCGTTGAAGTACTCGCGTGTCTGGATCCCGTTACAATCGAAATGATAATACCCGCGCTTAAGGAAGATGCCGATAAGATGGAAACATTGAGCAAGGTAATCGACGAGGGCGACTCGGTCGAAATATATGCAGTGCGTAATGGAGAGCGATTCAGCGAGTTGTACATAATCAATGTGACGCGCTCCGACGCTGACAAGCACGAGCTGTCGGCCATCTACATAACTGGCGACTTTTCAGCCGACGACTTAAAGAATTTATAA
- a CDS encoding RNA polymerase sigma factor yields MILPHYEEMYRVAYIILEDRHDAFDAVQEAVVKLWTKREELEGIQSAKGFCMTTIKRQCIDMTRTRYRRNEPLDIALENDEADDDLVKRIDQRDTLEKVTQLMDTLPAIQREALRLRAYSDCSVKEISELLGITTDNTRTLLSRARRQLKELYKHLIR; encoded by the coding sequence ATGATATTGCCACACTACGAGGAGATGTATCGGGTGGCCTATATCATCCTTGAAGATCGACATGATGCCTTTGACGCAGTGCAGGAAGCAGTGGTGAAGTTGTGGACGAAGCGCGAAGAACTTGAAGGAATCCAGTCGGCCAAGGGTTTCTGCATGACGACAATAAAGCGACAATGCATCGACATGACAAGGACGCGCTATCGCCGTAACGAGCCTCTTGACATCGCGTTGGAAAACGACGAAGCCGATGACGACCTCGTCAAGCGCATCGACCAGCGCGACACGCTGGAAAAGGTGACGCAGCTGATGGATACACTGCCGGCCATCCAACGCGAGGCTTTGAGGCTGAGAGCCTACTCCGACTGCTCAGTAAAGGAGATTTCGGAGTTGCTCGGAATAACCACCGACAACACAAGGACTCTGCTGTCGAGAGCCAGGCGACAACTTAAAGAACTATACAAACATCTCATAAGATGA
- a CDS encoding replication-associated recombination protein A, with product MQAPLAERLRPRTIEEYIGQTHLVGDGSILRRMIDTGHVASFILWGPPGVGKTTLARIIANTTESPFYTLSAVHSGVKEVREVLEQCKADARSIFSKGRPILFIDEIHRFNKSQQDSLLGAVENGTVTLIGATTENPSFEVIRPLLSRAQVYVLKPLEEEQLQELLQRAITTDEILKKRDIRVESTTALFRFSGGDARKLLNILDLLDQSTPQSEPIVINDEVVTNRLQENPAAYDKSGEMHYDIISAFIKSIRGSDPDAAVYWLARLIAGGEDPKFIARRLVILAAEDIGLANPNALLLANATFDTIHKIGWPEGRIPLSECAIYLATSPKSNSAYMAIDAALSLVEKTGNLPVPLHLRNAPTKLMKELDYGKNYKYAHDYPGNFVRQEFMPEELGHPSLWKPGENQSEAKLRALQENRWGKKN from the coding sequence ATGCAAGCACCACTGGCCGAGCGGCTACGACCGCGCACAATCGAAGAATACATAGGACAAACTCATCTGGTAGGCGACGGTTCCATACTGCGACGCATGATCGACACCGGTCATGTGGCATCGTTCATCCTGTGGGGTCCTCCCGGAGTGGGCAAGACCACGCTTGCACGCATAATAGCCAACACCACCGAGTCGCCGTTCTATACACTGAGTGCGGTTCACTCGGGAGTAAAGGAGGTGAGAGAGGTGCTTGAACAGTGCAAAGCCGACGCCCGAAGCATATTCTCAAAAGGGCGCCCCATACTGTTTATCGATGAAATCCATCGCTTCAACAAGTCGCAGCAGGACAGCCTGCTCGGTGCTGTCGAGAACGGAACCGTGACATTGATAGGAGCCACTACCGAAAATCCCTCATTTGAAGTGATTCGCCCGCTATTGTCACGCGCCCAGGTATATGTGCTTAAGCCTCTCGAAGAGGAGCAGCTGCAAGAGCTGCTTCAACGCGCCATAACCACCGATGAAATCCTGAAAAAGCGTGACATCAGGGTCGAGAGCACCACGGCCCTATTCAGATTCTCGGGAGGTGACGCACGCAAATTGCTCAACATCCTCGACCTGCTGGACCAATCAACACCCCAATCCGAACCTATTGTAATAAACGACGAGGTGGTCACCAACCGACTGCAGGAGAATCCCGCCGCATACGACAAAAGCGGCGAGATGCACTACGACATCATTTCGGCATTCATCAAGAGCATCCGCGGCAGCGACCCCGATGCGGCAGTCTACTGGCTCGCGCGGCTCATAGCCGGAGGCGAGGATCCCAAATTCATAGCCCGCCGACTCGTAATACTGGCCGCCGAGGACATAGGCCTCGCCAACCCCAACGCGCTTCTGCTCGCCAACGCCACATTCGACACCATCCACAAAATCGGTTGGCCCGAGGGGCGGATTCCGCTGTCGGAATGTGCCATATACCTTGCCACATCGCCCAAGAGCAACTCGGCCTACATGGCCATCGATGCAGCATTGAGTCTTGTCGAGAAGACAGGCAACCTGCCCGTGCCGTTGCATCTGCGCAACGCGCCCACCAAACTGATGAAAGAGCTCGACTACGGCAAAAACTACAAGTATGCCCACGACTATCCGGGCAACTTCGTGCGACAGGAGTTCATGCCCGAAGAACTCGGACATCCATCGCTATGGAAACCCGGTGAAAATCAGTCGGAAGCAAAGCTGCGCGCACTACAGGAGAACCGCTGGGGCAAAAAAAATTGA